A single region of the Brienomyrus brachyistius isolate T26 chromosome 10, BBRACH_0.4, whole genome shotgun sequence genome encodes:
- the LOC125750327 gene encoding heterogeneous nuclear ribonucleoprotein A0-like yields the protein MENQLCKLFVGGLNVETTDDGLRKHFEQYGKLTDCVVVQNQQLKRSRCFGFVTYSTAEEADAAMAARPHVVDGNNVELKRAVAREDAGKPEALAKVKKIFVGGLKDDVEEEHLQEYFSQFGAIEKAEVISDKQTGKKRGFGFVYFDDNDSADKAVVLKFHTINGHKVEVKKALTKQEMQAAGGRSRGRGGRGMGRSQNGYGGGRGGYSYGGYGGNDGGYGGGYGGGYGSGGGYGGGYGGSGSYGYGDQMGGYGGGNGYSDFGSGYGQQSSGYGPMKGGSSYSGRSSAPYSRGGGGGGYSRGGYGGSY from the coding sequence ATGGAAAATCAATTGTGTAAGCTTTTTGTCGGTGGCCTTAATGTCGAGACCACCGACGACGGTCTTCGCAAACACTTTGAGCAGTATGGGAAGCTGACTGACTGCGTGGTTGTCCAGAACCAGCAGCTGAAGCGGTCGCGATGCTTCGGCTTTGTGACCTACTCCACCGCGGAGGAGGCCGACGCCGCCATGGCCGCCCGGCCGCATGTAGTAGACGGCAACAACGTGGAGCTGAAGCGGGCCGTGGCCCGTGAAGATGCCGGAAAACCGGAGGCTCTGGCCAAGGTGAAGAAGATCTTCGTCGGCGGTCTGAAAGACGACGTGGAGGAAGAGCACCTCCAAGAGTATTTCTCCCAGTTCGGCGCGATCGAAAAGGCCGAAGTGATCAGCGACAAGCAGACCGGCAAGAAGCGCGGCTTCGGCTTCGTCTACTTCGACGATAATGATTCGGCCGACAAAGCGGTGGTGCTGAAGTTTCACACCATCAACGGACACAAGGTGGAGGTGAAGAAAGCCCTCACCAAGCAGGAGATGCAGGCCGCCGGCGGTCGGAGCCGGGGCCGCGGCGGACGGGGAATGGGAAGGTCTCAAAATGGCTACGGAGGCGGAAGAGGCGGCTACAGCTATGGCGGCTACGGGGGGAACGATGGAGGATATGGCGGTGGCTACGGCGGGGGCTACGGCAGTGGGGGCGGATATGGTGGTGGCTACGGAGGAAGCGGCAGCTACGGCTACGGCGATCAAATGGGCGGCTACGGTGGAGGGAACGGCTACAGTGACTTTGGCAGCGGGTACGGCCAGCAGTCCTCCGGCTATGGCCCCATGAAAGGCGGCAGCAGCTACTCCGGCCGCAGCAGCGCGCCTTACTCCCGAGGGGGCGGCGGTGGCGGCTACAGCCGAGGGGGTTACGGCGGATCCTACTGA